The following DNA comes from Augochlora pura isolate Apur16 chromosome 6, APUR_v2.2.1, whole genome shotgun sequence.
TTTCTTACATAGAACTATTAACAAACTATACGATCagaggaataaaatattcctacAACAGTAatacagaaatagaaatatattgcaaCACCTTTAGTTTTAGCTTTCCATATAGAgattatatgaataatttaatcctCTATGAATTGCAGcaataaaacgaatttattatcgGCAAAGTAGTCGGTAAAGAgaatggaaaattgttaacgatTATTAACGAACGAACCTAAGTCGGATTCAATATTAGTTGCTAAATTCTTCGCCTAAGTATGCATTGAAATAAAGTGATCTATGAATCTCTCCAACTGAATTGATCATCAGTCTGTTTCATTAGAGAAAAACCGTGTTCGTCGTTTCTTTCTATAATTGTGATCGTTCTCTCTCGTATTTCTTGCAACCTTCGATTAAATTTCTCTGTTCGCGTACATCTCAAATCCGTCGTTGAGAAATCACGTCACTGATGAAATCGTTTGACAGTAACACTGACATTTGGAGAAGGTGTTGGCGACGACCCCCTCGAGAACCGGCTAGTTTAAACAGCCACAGTTAAACAGAATCTCGAAAATCTTAGATTAACAGCTGCATTTTTCTGTTGCACTAAAGTGCATCATACTGTTCGTTAGGTCGCTGATCTTCgcgcaaaaatattcgtacTTGCGTGGGTTGTTGCATAATCTTGAATGGAAATGTTGACTTCGTCGACTAAAACTGTGTGTTTTTGTTCTTATCACGTCAGAATGTTGCAAGCCTTAGCAATATTCCGATTCTGAAAGATTTTGTTTACAAGGCTAATCAAATACTAAGGACTCAGAGACGATATTAAAAACTGCTACATTATttctcaatattaattttcaccgAATTTTCATACAATTGTCATatgattttcatataatttttacgtcATTGAATGAGCCATCCGGTTTAAAgcattagaataaataaataaattatcgcaATTAGAATTGGCTCGAAACCGCGCACAGTTGAGCAACAATTGATTcggttaaaaatgttttaaccCCTGTTCTCTGAGTCAGTACTACTGACACGtggatgtaaaaatatttcgagcaCCGAACGTTCTCCGTACACTAGCTCCATAAACACCTGTCCAACAATCGTTGGCGATTATCCTACGTTTTCTTAGGACTGATAATAACGGCTGACTCACACCGTACGCTAATGACAATGCAATTCGGAGCAATTGGTTTAATGTTCGTCGACTGCGATGATCACTTCGCTCGATGATCAAGAGACTCTGCTAGATCGCCGCGGTCCTTCGATCGTGAGCCGCGAAACGAATCATTACGTTTCTAATTATCGACGACTCGATTCGACACAATAATTACGCAATTGCATCGATAATGCCCGCAGgtcgtattaattattcccgtACAAGcattattactttaattaaatttttcgcTGATTAATGCTTAGTAAATGTTTTAAcgagtataatatattaattggaCCGAGTCAAATGTTAAAGCAATcttgatttcttttaaacatttcatcaGACTGAGTCCAATTAAAGCACACGATTATAATAGTCTAAGTAACGCGATCAGCACCATTgtccataatttttaatctcgaCGATCGATCAAAGTGCTTCCAGCGGACACCATTAACAGCTTCTCGCCGGTATAACTGCAATCGTGGCATCCGATTCGATAGAATCgggaaattcaattaatcaCACAATTACAGAATATCATGATTGAAACATAAATGGCCGATAATATCTTCAATTACGACGTGATTAatagagaacatttttattcgatccaATGACGAACGTACTCACGCCACCCGCGATCATCGACGACTAATCGACTGACTGTGACCTAAAAATACCACTGATCGTAGATAAATAGGAAATTATCCAGTCCAATTACGAATGCTAATTACGAACATTCGACCCGGatctgaaaaaaagaaaacggttACCCGCAGAGGCGTCAGGAATTTCCATAAAcgatctatttatatatattcgataaaaatttgcatAGATACGCGCGCTTGCAATCGACCGGAATTCCTCGAAGAAAAAGCTCGGGCAGACAGAACCATCGCAATCGCTTCGTAGATTATTCGTATCAGCTCGGAAAAACCAGAAGTCGTTGCAACGACGAAGATAAACGAAAACACCCTGCATCCTGTGGCCGTCACGGGAGGATGAATTAAATGACCGGCGAAATCAATGGCGACGCGATAGCCGCATACTCTCGTATCGAACACGTGTGCGTTAAGGTCATCGTCGATGGATCACAGCGGCATTAATCATGCACCGCGACGGTGGTTATCTTCATCGAACATCATCCCCGAAGCcaaatgatttttcttcgcATTGGTCTTTTGCGACCCGTGCTGACCCCTCCGTCCGCGGATCGATGACTAAACAAGGGTCATCGAGCTTGCTGTCTTCAGGGAATTCCGTCTCTTTTTATAGTCCGCGAAGCTACTGGTTATGGCGGTGATATACCGCGTAAAGGTCAATCATTAAACTGCGACACAGGAGACTCTATGGATACATGAAAGCGCATCCGTGGCCTCGGACAATCGAACCACGGGGATTATTCATTGTCGTCGATTATCTACCTTGCTGATTGTGCACTTTCGGTGCGCGTTTCGCGAGGACAAACGTAATCGGAAATAATGTGCTTTAGATGGAGGATTTTTTATGGAccgtttaaaaatcttttaatgtCTCAATATCGCGAGGCGAGAGTGGTTGCTATTCGAGTCTTGTTTCGTTAGTCATTTTATGCATCTGAGGCAAGGTTGGACTGTAACTAAAATGTGTTAGACATTGGTAATGATCCagtagtaataaatttttacagaagTGTACGATTCCTTTAAGGTATGATTAAtctgaatttattgaaagtaATGATCTCTGtatttgcattaaaaatttctttacatttaaaacttctttatatttaaaacttctttatattaaaaagcaattaaGATTTCAATGAATACAAGtttgaaattgtaacataTTCTCGCTAGAATTTTAACATAGGCGAAGTTTAACATAACTTAAGCGAAGAGGATAAAGTGAACATTAGTCATCGAAATGGTGATTAGCATGTAGTTACGTTTATACATTTCCTCCATCTTGCGAAACAGAAGAAAGCATccattaaaaaagttaatataattttgatttcgccATAATTAATTGTCTGATCGAGTCGAACGTTCAAAAAATGATCTGCAAACgtagaaaattatacagaGATTTGCTAGTTCGCTCACTCTATTATAAGTCGTACTGCACGGATGCAGATGGTGACGACGACGTTGAATAATTTCGTAACGACGATCGCAAAAGCTGAATCGAATCGCGAGAAATTCTGCAGTTCAGACGTCGCGAGATGTCGGCAGCCTTGAAATAGAGTGACAATAAATATCGATCGTCTGAACGCCCCATAATTGCGTATATCGGATGAACACGTGGTTTACGTGGTCGTAGCTGCAAACACGATAAGCATTAGCGAATCAGACAGTGTGTGTCCTGTTTCATGTGGATGCACAAATGCAGTCGCGATTCCATTTTTTTAGAGATTGCGTCttcttttgcataaaataataaaaacgagaaCGCTGTGGGAGAGGACACgccaaaatatttgttcatatTTCATCCACCTCGAGGTATTTATAAGATGCTTTGGAATTTTATTAGCATAACGCGCTGTGCTCTCATTATCATATCACATTGTATTCTTCCTGTGTTTCATAGCATATTGTATTTCTAGTGTTCTAGTCTTGCAGCGTAGTTTTAATTCTGTGTGATATATGATCGCAACATAAACAACTTCCATCGCATTCGATTACTTCCTGTATGCATCGTTAGTGCATATAATTGCATCGTTTCCAAAACATAACAGCCGAGTGCAACATTCTTctctgttaaataatttcttggttGCATTTAATCTGTTCAATATTTCATGTCCCATCCATCAACgacaatacatttttattgtaatattcgaAGTggcattaaaaatcgattatcTAAGAGCCTCGAATTTTAagctatataatttattaaaattataatatattcacaaaGGAAGATCGCAGACTGTAACCAGTCCTGACATTTTCGCAGAATCAATGTTACTAACTCTTAACGTGTGGCaggtttagtattaataattcagaCTTATTGTACTCTTTGCACGCGTTGATGCGAGGCGTGCCGAACGCCTCCTTTGCTCGTTCAGCCTTATCCCATAAAGAGTCGGACCCCGGCTCTTATATTCGACGTGGGTTTTCCCAATGGATTCTCTCACACAACCGCAATACATGCTATTCAATCTGCCAAGGTCCGGTGACGTGTTTGTGGCGTCTCCAAGAGCGTCTTCATGTTACCGGACGTGCACCGGGACAATGATACTAATTGTTCTTTCCTCCGAACAAAAGAAGTCGAATAGTTCTTGCTGCGCGAAAACGGCCGACGAGTAACAAAATGGATGACGTCATCGAAATTCGCGACTTTGCTTTCCGAAAAACCATAATCGATGGTCTGTGTATGCTCCATgtcttcaaaattaattttctgttaattaacgTAACGCAGtaacattattatcaattccaaaaatctattaactattttcattCGGCTTCTGTTTGTCGCAATCGagatagacaatttttatttcgcatgaCGATTCTAAAAACCGTCAACCTTGCTCGTAATTTCGCAAGACAATTGGTCGTAAATACCACAGtagataaaaaaaggaaagatttttttccttctgcataatttgttatacaataataGTCTCTGTTTGTCAACACGTCGGAATATTTTCCCGGGGGAGCCGTTTGCGGTTTTCGTATCAATTATCGTCGAAGAATTAGCGGTAATTGCAAACCGCAATCGTCAAACCATGATAATAGGAGCGAGAAGGAAATTTATGAGGTCATGCGTTCGCATGGGAAACAATAATCTGGAGCTGGCGTCACAGGAAAGTAGTTAATTGAAATCGTTCTCGCAATTATCCATCGCTCGCTCTTATCGACAAATagatatgtattataattaacgctTCCGGTATACGATCGTTCCTTTCCTCTCTGTTTTTCGTCGGAAGATTTCCGTCATTAACGAACATCTTGCATTTAGGATCGATGTCCCAATTTCCGAGCCTCCTCCCCCCCGAATTAAAAACTTACGGAAACAGAAACGCAGAACACGTTTTCAACGCGTTTTCAATTCGTGTCAACGCGGAAATTGCGACAGGCTCGGAAACTGGGACACCGACCCTATTATGTCGGTGAAATTTCTTTGAGATAGCGTTCTCGAAAGCGTCGATACAATAGATCGTCGCGATGTACGTATGCGCATCGCTTTACAGGCCTCGTTAGGCGGATCTAGAGAGCTGGATCTTGTTTACGAAAAAACGAACGAATAAACGAACTTGACGAGGCTGGAACAAGTTTCGCGattacagaaaaatcgaagcgTCGATGATACAGGTTCCCGATACCGGCTGCCCGATTCTTCCCGCGTTTTCGAGGTTGCATATTTTCGTGTAGCTTGATTTCTTGCAGCAGTTCTCGCGCTGtctgtaatatttcaataaaataataattagatatcGTTAGGGAATCGTGGCTGAGTATTTAGTTATCAGTTGAGTGTAGAAGTAACCATCGGTagacattgttaaaatatagaacGAATAACATATAATGTGGTGAAAACTAGCCGCTGAAttcgttattattagactgcgaattttatgcatttataacaaaaatagataaatataaaacagcgaagacgaaagaaagagaatatGTATACAAGAGACagtgatcatttttattccattattgTTTCGCTTCTTCTTTCGTTAATGTCTAAAAGTTTCAATAAAAGGCATACTGTTTCGTGACGATAATGACGAAATGTATTATACTTATCTGAACACGCGACGATTGCAAATTCATTAATCGTCGCGTCTTCGTTAAATGGCCGGTATAGGTTGCGTGATTGGCGAATAAAAGCCGGCATTTTATAGTTGAcgttaaagtaataaattaacagataCACCTACGAGCTAGCAGCGATAAAATGTTGAAACCGGTTTGCCGAAATTTCAAACCtatgtaaatgtaaattctgTGAGGTAGTCCGAACCTAGAGCATCCCAAAATTCTTCCTTCGTTTCGCTGTTAGAACGAATCTTTAAAACTCTGCAACACCATGTAAAACAGGAATACACAACGCGTGTAATCCgtcatatattaattaacaatgcgTGTGATCCGTGAtctactaattaaaaatgcatagaGTCCATAGTCTAGTAATTAACAATGAATAGAATCCGTAATCTAGCACCTAACACTGCATATAAATGGATGACTATTAATTAGCAATGCATGTAATTCGCAATTTACTAATTAATGATACACATCTAGATTtctataatgataaaaatgtctattCTACCGAAGtctactaattaataatacacgtctgaatttctataataataaaagcgtCCATTCTTTTTTACAGACACTATGTTCAAGGTGATGCTCCTCGGCCTTCTGGCCTGCACTTCCGGTCAATTGATCTACCCGGATGAGTTCGAGATGCTGAAGTCCTCGATGCAGCCTCTACCGATATCCACTATTCCTCGTCAATCAAGACCTCCTATGAATATGGCTCCTAACAGGAATCCCATGTACTATACGACGACGTTCCCGCCTCCTACTTACACCACGAACGGGAAAGCTGCATCGGCAGTTTCGGTGCAATATGCAGTAGGCGCATCAAGAGCTCCTCAGGCACCTGCAGCAGAAAATCCTCTTCAAGACTGGGATGAACAAGTAAGCGAATTTACAAACGTTTCAGATAATAGCGcattgttaaagaaatattattaggttCGTGTAGTTTACGGCGcgaattgttttctattaaccttttgtaaaattattacaggTGAACAAGATTATCGTGAGAGGTCTGATCAAATTCAGCTTAGACGTCGAACGAGAAATCCACAGAACTAGGGGCACTTCGATGTTCGAGCAACAGGACAACATAGTTTTCTCGCCGATCAGTTTGTCGGTAGCCCTGGCGCTCGTCCTTGCTGGTTCTGCCGGCAGAACCTTCAACGAGGTCGCCAGAGTCCTTGGTCTGGAATCCGGAGTTGATATTTCAAGGAACTCGGAGATTGTTCACCAAATGTTCGGCATACTGCTCGATCAGCTTCATAGTAATCTGGCGAACTCCGCTGGACCTCGCTTGGACTTCGCTACAGCCGCATTCGTGCAGGTATGGCGACCTTGAcgtatcaattaaaatataaaaatttaacataagTAAAAATTGCTACGATTGCAAATGGTGtcattagaaatttaattgttaaacattaatgaatttataattttaggaCGACTATCCAATTCTCCAAGAGTTCAAATCGATCAGTCAAGACGTCTACGGGAATGAAGTGATCGACGTGGACTTCGCTAGAAAAGGAAGGTCGGTGCAGGAGATGATAAACGGGTGGGTGAAGCGGAAGACAAACGGCAAGATCGATAGCATCCTGAACGATGTACCATCTCCGGAAACCACGCTGATTCTTTTGTCAGCGCTTTACTTCAACGGAGAGTGGAATCAGCACTTCTTGAAAGGAGCTACTAAGAGGTTCGACTTGTTATCTCTGAAAAATAACGCGTCTCttgattaaaatcgaattgatCCTTACAGTCAAGAAACTTGAAGATTATCGTATCATACtaataagtttaattttttatttatccagGAGGCCGTTCTTCATCGAACCAGATCAGACGATCGACGTAGACATGATGTACAATGGCGGTCAGTTCCCTTTTTATGAAGACAAACAGCTGGGTGTGAAGATCATCGGTCTGCCCTACAAAGGCCAGGAGGTGAATATCGATTAGTAATGAACTGTGGGCGTAATGCATTTAGAAACAAAAACTAGTAAAATACAGACctttaaagaatttgaaaatattatcgaattatCTTCAAAtcggtaaaataattaaataacgaaaaaacGCAGCTTTTTTATAGACTTCCGCGCCTAACTCCGGCATTTCTGTTTCT
Coding sequences within:
- the LOC144470799 gene encoding serine protease inhibitor 28Dc, with protein sequence MFKVMLLGLLACTSGQLIYPDEFEMLKSSMQPLPISTIPRQSRPPMNMAPNRNPMYYTTTFPPPTYTTNGKAASAVSVQYAVGASRAPQAPAAENPLQDWDEQVNKIIVRGLIKFSLDVEREIHRTRGTSMFEQQDNIVFSPISLSVALALVLAGSAGRTFNEVARVLGLESGVDISRNSEIVHQMFGILLDQLHSNLANSAGPRLDFATAAFVQDDYPILQEFKSISQDVYGNEVIDVDFARKGRSVQEMINGWVKRKTNGKIDSILNDVPSPETTLILLSALYFNGEWNQHFLKGATKRRPFFIEPDQTIDVDMMYNGGQFPFYEDKQLGVKIIGLPYKGQETSMYILLPNTRGAKALRGFLNQLKVDDIENLIGNMKNETCIVGLPKMKLSSSLSLKSTLANLGLTSLFDPATADLSLISQSTNPGTQRTPDPRRTTQTPSQDRQTNGVTVVPRFGDNNMVKNNYFEYEDNRGYTVEQWSTGFSIRRSRKPRESETARLFRAVAGSKQEESKNAYRVEGSETGEAKVVNLEANKYRFQAERRARRQSRPINEDFLNFIKDRNFPSYGLDNLRNSANLVNPHIFASDVLHKVEIDITETGTEAAAVTGVILERDGSQKRLLANRPFLFIIRNDRTGLILFWGTVNSPTPNYSVT